In Gammaproteobacteria bacterium, the genomic window CGGCGCCTTTCACTACGGGCAGCTCCACCTGCTTGCCGGTCGCGTTGTCGGTTACGGTTACAGTGTCTTCGGCCATAGTCGCCCCCTTTGGCACAGGAAAATATGTCAGGAATTAAAGATTAAAACGCTTACGCCCCCGGATGTCGCGCTGCGGTCATTGGCAGGCGTTGGCTGGTGCGTATCGGGGTGTGGCGGGCGGTGCGCGCACCAGTGCGGACGGCGTAGTCTAACATCACCCGGCGCATAAACACCTCTGCGGCACTGCAATATACAACCGTTGCTGACACAAATAAACCAATGTCAAGTCTCACGTCGCCAGCCGCGCCTCAAGTGCCGCGCATTCCTCCGGCGTATTGACGTTCAGGAACGCATCCGGACAATCGGTAAAGTCCGCGGTCGCCATGCGGTGCAGGCGATACCAGCGATCGATCTTGCGCTCGCCTTTTTGCAGATAATCGTTAAGGCTTGCCAACAGTTCACGTTTTAGCATCGAGAACACCGGCTGTATGCGATCCGCATCGCGGGCCACGGCAATCTCGGCGTCGTCGCGCGAAAGCGCAGCCCACAGGCGCGCGCCCAGGTCGTGCGGCAACAGCGGGCTGTCGCAGGGTACGGTGACGGCATAGCGAGTGTCGATTTGGGACAATGCGCTGGCAATGCCCGCCAGCGGCCCCTGAAAATCCTCGGAACTATCC contains:
- the mobA gene encoding molybdenum cofactor guanylyltransferase, encoding MPSYPCSDITGVVLAGGRATRMGGEDKGLIEISGLPMIEHVLARLVPQCGAVVINANRNLEQYARYGWPVVADSSEDFQGPLAGIASALSQIDTRYAVTVPCDSPLLPHDLGARLWAALSRDDAEIAVARDADRIQPVFSMLKRELLASLNDYLQKGERKIDRWYRLHRMATADFTDCPDAFLNVNTPEECAALEARLAT